CACGGGCTGGAACGGGTCATAATCATCGATATCGGGAAAGGAAATGCCGTGTACCGTCTTATCACCGAGCTCTATGATGACGGGAACGTAGTGCTGGCCGATGAGGCATACAGGATTGTAAAACCGCTCGTACACCACCGGTTCAAAGACCGCGACGTGATATCCGGAGTCCCGTATGCCCTGAGCGCGGCCGATCCGACTGCGTCAGAGGAATCCCTTGCCACGTTCCTCAGGAACGATGACCGCGACCTTGTGCGGGCGCTTGCAATGGGCTGCATGCTCGGGGGGGCTTATGCCGAATATATCTGCCGGCAGGCTGGCATGGACAAGGCGATGCCGGCGAAGGATGCCGATCCCAAAAGGATCTACGCCGCGATACAAGCCCTCTTTGACCGGGTGGAGCACGACAGAAAACCAGTCATCACCGCAAAGGGGTGTGAACCGGTCGACCTGACCGGAACGACGGGGGAACGCCAGTATATGGATTTCAACGCTGCCCTTGACCGGTTCTACCCGGCAACAAAATCAGAGATTATTAAAAAAACAAAGAAAAAAATTCCCAAAGATGAGATGATCCTGCGCCACCAGCAGTCGGCAGTAAAAAAGTTCGATGCAAAGATTGCACAGGCAGAGCGGGCGGTTGCCGCCATCTATGAAAATTATCCGGTCGTTGCCGATGTGATCGCCACGCTTTCAAAGGAGAGCAAAAAAAGATCATGGCAGGAGATTGCAGCCTTAATTAAGAAAAATCCGACAGGCATGGCTGGGAAGATCGTTTCAGTCCACCCGGAGAAAGGAGCAGTCGGGATCGACCTTGGTGAACAGGTGATGATCTTTGTTAACGAAACGGTGGAGCAGAATGCCGGCAGGTGTTACGATGAGATCAAGAAATTCCGGCGGAAAAAAGAGGGTGCACTCGCCGCAATGGCAAAGCCGGTGATACAAAAGAAGGCAGTAAAGAGGGATATCGTTGCCCTCAAGAAACAATGGTACCACCGGTTCCGCTGGTTTGTGACCAGCGACAACGTGGTCGTTATCGGCGGCAGGGATGCAGGGCAGAACGAGGAGCTGGTAAAAAAATACATGGCGGGCGGCGACACGTTCGTCCATGCAGACGTCCATGGCGCGAGCGTCGTGATCGTTAAAGGAAAGACAGAAAGAATGGACGAGGCGGTACAGTTTGCCGCATCCTACTCCGGCGCATGGAAGAGCGGGCATTTCTCCGCTGACGTGTATAGTGCCCTCCCTTCGCAGGTGAGCAAGACACCGGAGCACGGGGAGTTTGTCTCCCGGGGTTCGTTTGTAGTGCGGGGGGAACGCACCTGGTACCGCAACGTAACACTCGGAGTGGCTATCGGGCTGCAGCTCGAACCTCAGGCGGCGGTGATCGGCGGACCCCCGGACGTTATCCGGAAGCATGCAAAATCATCGGTGGAACTTAAGCCCGGGCAGTATGAACCAAACGACGTGGCAAAGAAAGTCCTGCGGGCACTTAAAAATGCAATCCCGGACGAGGTGTCAAGGGGCCTCATGGGGATACTCAACACGGAAACGGTGGCGGCATTCGTCCCGCCC
Above is a genomic segment from Methanoregula sp. containing:
- the rqcH gene encoding ribosome rescue protein RqcH, which translates into the protein MATQAGMSGIDVKAVVMELGGKLPLWIDKVYQFDQRTLGIRLNGEKHAKYLFIIEAGRRAHLASELPDPPKNPPQFAMLLRKHISGGKVLAIRQHGLERVIIIDIGKGNAVYRLITELYDDGNVVLADEAYRIVKPLVHHRFKDRDVISGVPYALSAADPTASEESLATFLRNDDRDLVRALAMGCMLGGAYAEYICRQAGMDKAMPAKDADPKRIYAAIQALFDRVEHDRKPVITAKGCEPVDLTGTTGERQYMDFNAALDRFYPATKSEIIKKTKKKIPKDEMILRHQQSAVKKFDAKIAQAERAVAAIYENYPVVADVIATLSKESKKRSWQEIAALIKKNPTGMAGKIVSVHPEKGAVGIDLGEQVMIFVNETVEQNAGRCYDEIKKFRRKKEGALAAMAKPVIQKKAVKRDIVALKKQWYHRFRWFVTSDNVVVIGGRDAGQNEELVKKYMAGGDTFVHADVHGASVVIVKGKTERMDEAVQFAASYSGAWKSGHFSADVYSALPSQVSKTPEHGEFVSRGSFVVRGERTWYRNVTLGVAIGLQLEPQAAVIGGPPDVIRKHAKSSVELKPGQYEPNDVAKKVLRALKNAIPDEVSRGLMGILNTETVAAFVPPGGSDIAGES